The following proteins are encoded in a genomic region of Montipora foliosa isolate CH-2021 chromosome 10, ASM3666993v2, whole genome shotgun sequence:
- the LOC137973571 gene encoding potassium voltage-gated channel protein Shaw-like, with translation MSDDEENLQAFRIRERIIINCGGVRHETYRSTLRNFPGTRLAWCTENAQNIANDYDPEKNEFFFDRHPGVFAAIINYYRTGKLHSPHDVCGPLFQEELTFWGIDEKQMESCCWSYYTQHREAQENLKFFEKAEMSCEEDGQDSELGDVLADSPVEHFAGEQSCWQKYKPRIWNVLEHQRSSKIAKVMFFVSLMFIILSVIGYCVQTIQEVSDDYSANLAMAVLEGVCGIWFTIEFALRLATCPSKQDFVKQISNWIDFIAIWPFYIRIFTTDDYPHGNLSLAYEILAICRLLRLVRFFKVNLGFQILKQTMIASSRELMLLVLLIIVPVIIFASIAYLAEKNTNGKQFASIPESFWWAIITITTVGYGDAAPVTLSGKICGALCAVLSIIITALPISVIGSNFSLYYSHAQAQMKLPKKSKRPIIGAANALMMQSSRTSPDANSTDLVEERREACTRSVAVNGSLTGDSRIHPYRGRARRARSSLYAGGLTPRQSYPIRSRSSEEFIRVSNSPPDDRKKSHTSTQSTTIDTPPKSPPHYGNSLTVDPPDLSDTISGYLDQPEMSTAKKIVHRESEEFEADYIDHVINSLKQDKLEQGLESMVNGNPRQQGNPGRPVSPGRPGTPVKRAPKSSVRFVKPTLMVTRNSETESYVNEAVEDDELEEEMEQEQQNQNRGQPSENGNKHSRRRMIRSPGTPSSIEIQTHNT, from the exons ATGTCTGACGACGAGGAAAATCTTCAAGCCTTCAGGATACGAGAGCGCATTATAATTAATTGTGGTGGAGTTCGCCATGAAACTTATCGAAGTACACTTCGAAATTTTCCGGGCACTCGGCTTGCATGGTGCACCGAAAATGCACAAAATATTGCCAATGACTACGATCCCGAAAAGAACGAATTTTTCTTTGATAGACATCCCGGCGTATTCGCAGCCATTATTAATTACTACCGCACAGGGAAACTACACAGTCCGCACGATGTATGCGGCCCCTTGTTTCAAGAAGAGTTAACCTTTTGGGGAATCGACGAAAAACAAATGGAATCATGTTGTTGGTCGTATTATACGCAACACAGGGAAGCCCAGGAAAATCTGAAGTTTTTTGAAAAGGCGGAAATGTCTTGCGAAGAGGATGGCCAAGATTCCGAACTTGGCGATGTGTTGGCGGATAGTCCCGTCGAACATTTTGCAGGCGAACAATCGTGCTGGCAAAAATACAAACCCAGGATATGGAACGTTTTGGAGCATCAACGATCATCGAAAATAGCAAAG GTAATGTTCTTTGTGTCGCTGATGTTTATTATCTTATCAGTAATTGGGTACTGTGTGCAAACAATCCAGGAAGTGTCAGACGACTATTCTGCTAATCTTGCAATGGCTGTCTTGGAAGGTGTCTGTGGCATCTGGTTTACTATTGAGTTTGCACTCAGACTTGCCACTTGTCCAAGCAAACAAGACTTTGTGAAGCAAATCTCAAACTGGATCGATTTTATTGCTATTTGGCCCTTTTATATTCGCATTTTCACCACGGATGACTACCCTCATGGTAATTTGAGTCTTGCGTACGAAATTCTGGCGATTTGCAGGCTGCTCCGTTTGGTCAGATTCTTCAAAGTGAATCTGGGTTTTCAAATTCTCAAGCAAACAATGATTGCAAGTTCTCGAGAGTTGATGCTTTTAGTTCTTTTGATAATCGTGCCAGTTATAATCTTTGCGAGTATTGCCTACCTCGCGGAGAAGAATACGAACGGCAAACAATTTGCTTCGATCCCTGAGTCATTCTGGTGGGCGATCATCACCATAACAACAGTAGGTTACGGTGATGCAGCACCTGTGACTCTATCTGGCAAGATATGTGGAGCTCTGTGTGCGGTATTGTCAATCATAATCACGGCATTGCCAATCTCTGTTATTGGTAGCAATTTCTCTCTGTACTACTCTCATGCGCAAGCGCAGATGAAGCTACCGAAAAAGTCCAAGCGTCCCATAATTGGTGCAGCTAACGCCTTGATGATGCAGTCTTCAAGAACCAGTCCAGATGCAAACAGTACCGACCTCGTAGAGGAAAGACGCGAAGCCTGTACTCGTTCAGTTGCAGTAAACGGTTCACTGACTGGGGATTCGAGGATTCATCCTTATCGAGGACG CGCCAGGAGAGCACGTTCTTCTTTATACGCCGGAGGATTGACTCCTCGTCAGTCATACCCAATCCGCTCTCGGAGCAGCGAAGAATTCATCAGAGTCAGCAACTCTCCCCCAGATGACAGAAAAAAGAGTCACACCAGTACCCAGAGTACCACTATAGATACTCCTCCAAAAAGCCCCCCTCACTATGGAAACTCCCTTACGGTAGATCCTCCTGACCTTTCAGATACCATTTCCGGTTATCTAGACCAACCGGAAATGAGCACGGCTAAAAAGATAGTTCATCGTGAGAGTGAAGAATTTGAGGCTGACTAtattgatcacgtgatcaacTCCCTAAAACAAGATAAGTTGGAACAAGGATTGGAGAGCATGGTCAATGGGAATCCAAGACAACAGGGTAACCCAGGGAGACCGGTCTCGCCCGGGCGACCTGGCACCCCAGTAAAAAGAGCCCCCAAAAGCTCCGTCAGATTTGTAAAACCAACACTGATGGTCACTCGTAACTCTGAAACGGAAAGTTACGTGAACGAGGCTGTGGAAGACGATGAACTAGAAGAAGAAATGGAGCAAGAGCAACAAAATCAAAATCGAGGTCAACCCTCTGAAAATGGGAA